A genomic segment from Chloroflexota bacterium encodes:
- a CDS encoding thiamine pyrophosphate-dependent enzyme — MAVATLPTVKDFAVTDSHPDWCGGCGDFGILNAVKQALAQRGRAPHDVMVVSGIGCSGKLPHYVRTYGLHTLHGRVLNVATGVKLANSDLEVLAVGGDGDGYGIGAGYFVNSGRRNVDFTYLVHNNGVYGLTKGQASPTMQRGMQVKSMPEPAIIDAVNPIGLAISSGYTFIARGYAMAQRELVGLIVQAMEHRGTALIDILQPCPVYNDLLTIEFFRGRDIGHQRTYALADEGYDGKVHDPSNIDEIVAKQQAALAKSYEWGERIPMGVLYQIDLPTFEDGVTSRRPEFEATSLIDGARPGVDVSSLEDRFR, encoded by the coding sequence ATGGCCGTAGCAACGCTTCCGACCGTCAAGGATTTTGCCGTCACGGACTCGCACCCGGACTGGTGCGGGGGCTGCGGCGACTTCGGCATTCTGAACGCCGTCAAGCAGGCGCTGGCCCAGCGCGGGCGTGCGCCGCACGATGTGATGGTGGTGTCGGGCATCGGCTGCTCAGGCAAGCTGCCGCACTACGTGCGCACCTATGGCCTGCACACGCTGCACGGGCGCGTGCTGAATGTGGCGACGGGCGTGAAGCTGGCGAATAGCGATCTCGAGGTGCTGGCGGTCGGCGGCGACGGCGACGGCTATGGCATCGGCGCGGGCTATTTCGTCAACTCGGGCCGCCGCAACGTCGATTTCACCTACCTGGTGCACAACAACGGCGTGTATGGCCTAACCAAAGGCCAGGCTTCACCGACGATGCAGCGCGGGATGCAGGTCAAGAGCATGCCGGAGCCGGCCATCATCGACGCGGTGAATCCGATTGGGCTGGCGATTTCCTCGGGCTACACCTTTATCGCGCGGGGATATGCCATGGCGCAGCGGGAGCTGGTGGGCCTGATCGTGCAGGCCATGGAGCATCGCGGGACGGCGCTGATCGACATTCTGCAGCCCTGCCCGGTCTACAACGATTTGCTGACGATCGAATTCTTCAGAGGCCGGGACATCGGGCATCAGCGCACCTACGCGCTGGCCGACGAGGGCTATGACGGCAAGGTGCACGATCCGAGCAATATCGACGAGATCGTCGCCAAGCAGCAGGCGGCGCTGGCCAAGTCGTACGAGTGGGGCGAGCGCATTCCCATGGGCGTGCTCTACCAGATCGACCTGCCGACGTTCGAGGACGGCGTGACCTCCCGTCGACCGGAGTTCGAGGCGACGTCGCTCATCGACGGCGCTCGTCCGGGCGTGGACGTGAGCTCGCTGGAGGACCGGTTCCGCTAG